The Sphingomonas sp. genome contains a region encoding:
- a CDS encoding protein arginine N-methyltransferase, with amino-acid sequence MTDLESPDRLTEARTALAEAMALHERGDLAAAELRYRAALAHGYRSTEVLPLLAGLLGRLSRPEDVLIAWDELLAIDPDHAVALHEKGLTLHWLGRSDQAIAPLERACALDPDNPTALGNLAVVLADVGRTQEALHLFRRALALQPDNLHLRHQVRRLGSGAVPFWHIPMMNDAPRNDAFEAAITAAIAVAGPDARVLDIGAGSGLLSLMAARAGARNVVACEMEPLIAEMAQTIVADNGYADRITVHAKPSTELAIGAELDAPADILVSEILSSDLLTEKVLDTFEDAHRRLLAPGAIVIPRAATAMGCLVASENLAAYAFVGGVSGFDLSAFTAFAPQRLPIHGTMTGWQRLSDDLELMRLDLTEKKHDATLARLRIPVTASGRAIGIVQWMHIDLWDGVTFHNHPSGYHDGGWLQVLHSFPAPIEVTAGETLDIAVGHDRITLILMPLEGS; translated from the coding sequence GTGACCGACCTCGAGTCCCCCGATCGCCTGACCGAGGCCCGTACCGCACTCGCCGAGGCAATGGCGTTGCACGAGCGGGGGGACCTGGCGGCGGCCGAGCTGCGCTATCGCGCGGCGCTCGCGCACGGTTATCGATCGACCGAGGTGCTGCCCCTGCTCGCCGGGCTGCTCGGGCGGCTCTCCCGCCCTGAAGATGTGCTCATCGCCTGGGACGAATTGCTCGCGATCGACCCCGACCACGCGGTCGCATTGCACGAAAAGGGGCTGACGCTTCACTGGCTCGGTCGCAGTGATCAAGCAATTGCGCCGCTCGAACGCGCCTGCGCACTCGATCCCGACAATCCCACCGCCCTGGGCAACCTCGCGGTCGTGCTGGCAGATGTAGGGCGCACTCAGGAGGCGCTGCACCTTTTCCGACGCGCGCTCGCGCTCCAGCCGGACAATTTGCACCTCCGGCATCAGGTTCGACGCCTCGGCTCGGGTGCGGTGCCCTTCTGGCACATCCCGATGATGAACGACGCGCCGCGTAACGACGCATTCGAAGCGGCGATCACGGCGGCGATCGCCGTCGCAGGCCCCGACGCGCGGGTGCTCGATATCGGTGCGGGCAGCGGGCTATTGTCGCTGATGGCGGCGCGCGCCGGGGCGCGGAATGTCGTCGCTTGCGAGATGGAGCCACTGATCGCCGAGATGGCGCAGACGATCGTCGCCGATAACGGCTATGCCGATCGCATCACCGTCCATGCCAAGCCCTCCACCGAGCTCGCGATCGGCGCCGAACTCGACGCGCCTGCCGACATCCTGGTCTCCGAAATCCTTTCGAGCGACCTGCTGACCGAGAAGGTGCTCGATACTTTCGAAGACGCGCATCGTCGCCTGCTCGCGCCGGGTGCGATCGTCATCCCGCGCGCCGCCACCGCGATGGGCTGCCTGGTGGCGAGCGAGAACCTTGCCGCCTATGCCTTTGTCGGCGGGGTCTCTGGCTTCGATCTCTCCGCCTTCACCGCCTTTGCGCCGCAGCGCCTGCCGATCCACGGCACGATGACCGGCTGGCAGCGGCTGTCCGACGATCTGGAGCTGATGCGGCTGGACCTGACCGAGAAGAAGCACGACGCGACGCTCGCGCGCCTGCGCATTCCCGTCACGGCGAGCGGACGCGCGATCGGTATCGTCCAGTGGATGCACATCGATCTGTGGGACGGCGTGACCTTCCACAACCATCCGAGCGGCTATCACGACGGCGGCTGGCTGCAGGTGCTGCACAGCTTCCCGGCGCCGATCGAAGTGACGGCGGGCGAGACGCTCGACATCGCCGTCGGGCATGACCGGATTACGCTGATCCTGATGCCGCTGGAGGGCAGTTGA
- the pnuC gene encoding nicotinamide riboside transporter PnuC yields MSLIEAVATLLGFANVALVVRRSLWNYPFALAMVSIYALIFLRERLYSDALLQGFYFIVNGYGWWNWRQAKAVAGEVPVVRLGSRARLGWSAGAAFAALGWGALMHRLTDAAFPWWDGTIAVLSVVAQILQSRRAWECWPLWIAVDLLAIPLFLVKDLYLTAGLYCLFLALSVWGAIDWTKARA; encoded by the coding sequence ATGTCGCTGATCGAAGCCGTAGCCACCCTGCTGGGGTTCGCCAATGTCGCATTGGTCGTGCGGCGCAGCCTGTGGAACTATCCGTTCGCGCTGGCGATGGTGTCGATCTACGCGTTGATCTTCCTGCGTGAGCGGCTGTACAGCGATGCGCTGCTCCAGGGATTCTACTTCATCGTCAACGGCTATGGCTGGTGGAACTGGCGACAGGCCAAGGCAGTCGCTGGGGAGGTGCCGGTCGTGCGGCTGGGCAGCCGCGCGCGGCTCGGTTGGAGCGCCGGTGCCGCGTTCGCCGCGCTCGGCTGGGGGGCGCTGATGCATCGCCTGACCGACGCCGCCTTTCCCTGGTGGGATGGGACCATCGCGGTGCTGAGCGTTGTCGCCCAGATCCTGCAGTCGCGCCGCGCCTGGGAATGCTGGCCGTTGTGGATCGCGGTGGACCTGCTCGCCATCCCCTTGTTTCTGGTCAAGGACCTCTACCTGACCGCTGGGCTCTATTGCCTTTTCCTCGCGCTTTCGGTGTGGGGAGCGATCGACTGGACCAAGGCCCGCGCATGA
- a CDS encoding ATP-binding protein, which yields MNPRTICLHGPESTGKTTVAARLAQALGGTVLDEYGREYAEARGTDFTMRDLVEIAKTHDAGTRMMLETAPLPLILDTDPLMTAVWADMLFGTRDPWFDAWQGTADLYLLFDIDLPWVADGTRLFGTRELRQRFFALSRAELDRRGVRWALVRGEGEARAASAHAAIEAFGQQM from the coding sequence ATGAATCCCCGTACCATCTGTCTTCACGGTCCTGAAAGCACCGGCAAGACCACCGTTGCCGCGCGGCTAGCCCAGGCGCTGGGCGGCACTGTGCTCGACGAATATGGCCGCGAATATGCCGAAGCGCGCGGCACCGATTTTACGATGCGGGACTTGGTCGAGATCGCCAAGACCCACGACGCCGGCACCCGGATGATGCTGGAGACGGCGCCACTGCCGCTGATCCTCGATACCGATCCGCTGATGACCGCGGTGTGGGCGGACATGCTGTTCGGCACGCGCGATCCGTGGTTCGATGCGTGGCAGGGGACGGCGGACCTCTATCTGCTGTTCGACATCGATCTGCCGTGGGTGGCCGACGGCACCCGGCTGTTCGGCACGCGTGAACTGCGACAGCGCTTCTTCGCCCTGTCGCGGGCCGAGCTAGATCGCCGCGGAGTCCGATGGGCGCTGGTGCGGGGAGAAGGCGAGGCGCGCGCCGCCTCCGCACACGCCGCAATCGAGGCTTTTGGGCAACAGATGTGA
- a CDS encoding TonB-dependent receptor domain-containing protein → MLNLARDKRSLLIGAALGALFTSDIASAQDTQANDGLSEIVVTAERRPENQQDVPLSVAVLPASQARDYTAGGDDTLLALSGKVPGLYVESSTGRIFPRFYIRGLGNVDFYLGASQPVSIIQDDIVLEHVVMKSNPVFDVNQIEVLRGPQGSLFGRNTTAGIIKFDSIRPSQQFEGRGTASYGSYNSVNVDAGLGGPIIQDKLAFRISGLYQHRDDYIGNSYTGPSLDGTRVGRKDAAGGFNERDVRLQLLATPNESLSILASGHARWYDGTATVFRRGALPLGSNQITGVQFTRARWDEGADNPQNYKTAGASVHVNWDLGPVTLTSITGYETLSGYSRGDTDGGAAADFGNAGYGESLGRVRGLDQWTEEFRVANSGTGPLKWQVGAIYFDARDITEFYQRAYFLSAPNNNANNWVRLHNQNTSWAVFGQVSYEIAPKLTITAGGRVTEDTKTTDLLKTANNVNNVSSYKGRTHARLSDTQPSWDVSARYEIDPDVSIYARVAKGFRGPTIQGRSAVFNSDFSTANSEKILSWEAGVKSQIGRTLRANLSGFYYTVDDIQLNGNDINGNGILLNANKAKAYGVEADFDWRPVRNLSIQAGASWLHSKIEDKNVEVQTCAFNGALACTVLAPTRTAILFGSPVFLTKIDGNPLPNAPEYNFNINARYDIPMDIGGKLFLQTDWNVQGYTNFVLYKTKEFTANGNFEGGLKIGYTAENDAWEIAGFIRNLTGEKNLKGVIENYRAAVLNEPRVFGVSLSGKFK, encoded by the coding sequence ATGCTTAATCTCGCGCGCGACAAGCGCAGCCTGCTGATCGGCGCCGCCCTTGGCGCGCTGTTCACGTCCGACATCGCCTCCGCCCAGGATACGCAGGCGAATGACGGCCTGAGCGAAATCGTCGTCACCGCCGAGCGCCGCCCGGAAAACCAGCAGGACGTACCGCTCTCGGTCGCGGTGCTGCCGGCGTCGCAGGCGCGCGACTATACCGCCGGCGGCGACGACACGCTGCTCGCGCTCTCGGGCAAGGTGCCGGGCCTGTACGTCGAATCCTCGACCGGCCGCATCTTCCCGCGCTTCTACATCCGCGGCCTCGGCAACGTCGATTTCTACCTCGGCGCGTCGCAGCCGGTGTCGATCATCCAGGACGACATCGTCCTCGAGCATGTCGTGATGAAGTCGAACCCGGTGTTCGACGTCAACCAGATCGAAGTGCTGCGTGGTCCCCAGGGCTCGCTGTTCGGCCGCAACACCACGGCCGGCATCATCAAGTTCGATTCGATCCGTCCCTCGCAGCAGTTCGAGGGCCGCGGCACGGCGAGCTATGGCAGCTATAACAGCGTCAATGTCGACGCGGGCTTGGGCGGTCCGATCATTCAGGACAAGCTCGCCTTCCGCATCTCCGGGCTCTACCAGCACCGCGACGACTATATCGGCAACAGCTACACCGGCCCGAGCCTCGACGGCACGCGCGTCGGCCGCAAGGACGCCGCCGGCGGATTCAACGAGCGTGACGTACGCCTGCAACTGCTTGCCACGCCGAACGAAAGTCTGTCGATCCTCGCCTCGGGCCATGCTCGCTGGTACGACGGCACGGCCACCGTGTTCCGCCGCGGCGCGCTGCCGCTCGGTTCGAACCAGATCACTGGCGTGCAGTTCACCCGTGCGCGCTGGGACGAAGGCGCCGACAACCCCCAGAACTACAAGACCGCCGGCGCCTCGGTGCACGTCAACTGGGACCTGGGCCCGGTCACGCTGACCTCGATCACCGGCTATGAAACGCTCTCCGGCTATAGCCGCGGCGACACGGACGGGGGCGCGGCGGCCGATTTCGGCAATGCCGGCTATGGCGAGTCGCTCGGTCGTGTGCGAGGTCTCGATCAGTGGACCGAGGAATTCCGCGTCGCCAATAGTGGAACGGGCCCGCTCAAGTGGCAGGTCGGCGCGATTTACTTTGATGCGCGCGACATCACCGAATTCTACCAGCGCGCCTATTTCCTGAGCGCGCCGAACAACAATGCCAACAACTGGGTGCGCCTGCATAACCAGAACACCAGCTGGGCAGTGTTCGGGCAGGTCAGCTACGAGATTGCCCCGAAGCTGACGATCACCGCCGGCGGGCGGGTGACCGAAGATACCAAGACGACCGATCTGCTGAAGACGGCCAACAATGTGAACAACGTCTCCAGCTATAAGGGCCGGACCCATGCGCGCCTGTCGGACACGCAGCCGAGCTGGGACGTGAGCGCGCGCTACGAGATCGACCCGGACGTGAGCATCTATGCGCGCGTCGCCAAGGGCTTCCGCGGGCCGACCATCCAGGGTCGTTCGGCGGTGTTCAATTCGGACTTCTCGACCGCGAATTCCGAAAAGATCCTGTCGTGGGAAGCGGGCGTGAAGAGCCAGATCGGTCGTACGCTGCGCGCCAACCTGTCGGGCTTCTACTACACGGTCGACGATATCCAGCTGAACGGCAACGATATCAACGGCAACGGTATCCTGCTCAACGCCAATAAGGCCAAGGCGTATGGCGTAGAGGCCGATTTCGACTGGCGCCCGGTGCGCAACCTGTCGATCCAGGCGGGCGCGAGCTGGCTGCACAGCAAGATCGAAGACAAGAATGTCGAGGTGCAGACCTGCGCCTTCAATGGCGCGCTTGCCTGCACCGTGCTGGCACCGACGCGTACCGCGATCCTGTTCGGCTCGCCGGTATTCCTGACCAAGATCGACGGCAATCCGCTGCCCAACGCGCCGGAGTATAATTTCAACATCAACGCCCGCTATGACATCCCGATGGATATCGGCGGCAAGCTGTTCCTCCAGACCGACTGGAATGTGCAGGGCTACACCAACTTCGTCCTGTACAAGACGAAGGAGTTCACCGCCAACGGCAACTTCGAAGGCGGCCTGAAGATCGGCTACACTGCCGAGAACGACGCATGGGAAATTGCGGGCTTCATCCGCAACCTGACCGGCGAGAAGAACCTGAAGGGCGTCATCGAGAATTATCGCGCGGCCGTGCTCAACGAGCCGCGTGTGTTCGGCGTCTCGCTGAGCGGCAAGTTCAAGTAA
- a CDS encoding CsgG/HfaB family protein, with translation MMKQLLGAAGAMALCVGAVPALAQSKPTKTQRTQEQAVQDVPHCARKLGTLSIVDGDDPRGWTQYSLAPPQKLLKVLVQRSGCFNLVDRGSGLQAAELERNIGGNLGHQRGANLGQGQIKAADYVLVAEVQASNRNAAGSGIAGAAGGVLGGPIGGLIGGIKSRKMEANTVLSLTNVRTTETIATQEGYASKNSVSWGAGGGVGFIGGGLGAVGGGYDNTDIGRIVTLAFIDAYSKMVNELGLVRPGDEGTAQAAPTKTFTAQAPVAMRSLPAATGKVIRTVPVGAILYPTGKKDGLWWEVADENDNVGWVLNTKLAPSN, from the coding sequence ATGATGAAGCAGTTGCTCGGCGCCGCCGGAGCGATGGCATTGTGCGTGGGCGCGGTTCCCGCGCTCGCCCAGAGCAAGCCGACCAAGACGCAGCGCACGCAGGAACAGGCGGTGCAGGACGTGCCGCATTGCGCACGCAAGCTGGGCACGCTGTCGATCGTCGACGGCGACGATCCCCGCGGCTGGACGCAATACTCGCTGGCCCCGCCGCAGAAGCTGCTCAAGGTGCTGGTGCAGCGCTCGGGCTGCTTCAACCTCGTCGACCGCGGTTCGGGCCTGCAGGCAGCCGAGCTGGAGCGCAACATCGGCGGCAATCTCGGCCACCAGCGCGGTGCCAATCTCGGCCAGGGCCAGATCAAGGCGGCGGACTATGTGCTGGTCGCCGAAGTCCAGGCCTCGAACCGCAACGCGGCGGGCAGCGGCATCGCCGGTGCGGCGGGCGGCGTGCTGGGCGGCCCGATCGGCGGCCTGATCGGCGGCATCAAGTCGCGCAAGATGGAGGCGAACACCGTTCTCTCGCTGACCAACGTCCGCACGACCGAGACGATCGCGACGCAGGAAGGCTATGCCTCGAAGAACAGCGTGAGCTGGGGCGCGGGCGGCGGCGTCGGCTTCATCGGCGGTGGACTGGGCGCGGTCGGCGGCGGCTATGACAACACCGATATCGGCCGCATCGTGACGCTGGCGTTCATCGATGCCTATTCGAAGATGGTCAACGAGCTCGGCCTGGTGCGCCCGGGCGACGAGGGTACCGCGCAGGCGGCGCCGACCAAGACCTTCACCGCCCAGGCACCGGTGGCAATGCGCAGCCTGCCCGCTGCGACCGGCAAGGTGATCCGCACGGTACCGGTCGGGGCGATCCTCTACCCCACCGGCAAGAAGGACGGCTTGTGGTGGGAGGTCGCTGACGAGAACGACAATGTCGGCTGGGTGCTGAACACCAAGCTGGCACCGTCGAACTGA
- the lepA gene encoding translation elongation factor 4, which yields MATDITKIRNFSIIAHIDHGKSTLADRLIQRTGGLADREMSEQVLDNMDIEKERGITIKAQTVRLEWKGHVLNLMDTPGHVDFAYEVSRSLAACEGALLVVDAAQGVEAQTLANVYQSIEHDHEIIPVINKIDLPSAEPEKVRAEIEDVIGLDASNAVLASAKSGIGIDEILDAIVERIPSPKGDPAAPLKAMLVDSWYDPYLGVVILVRVIDGTIKKGQQVKFMQTGTTHLVDRVGAFRPKIEQLPDLGPGEIGFITAQIKEVAQARVGDTLTDAKKPAAEALPGFKEVQPVVFCGLFPVDAADFEKLRESISKLRLNDASFSFEMETSAALGFGFRCGFLGLLHLEIIQERLMREYDLDLITTAPSVVYKMQLTKSAGEAEGKEIELHNPADMPDPNRIEEIQEPWIQAVIYMPDEYLGPILKLCQDRRGIQKNLTYVGGRAQLTYELPLNEVVFDFYDRLKSISRGYASFDYEQIGYRAGDLVKMGILVNNEPVDALSMIVHRSTAESRGRGMCERLKDLIPRHLFKIPIQAAIGGKVIARETIAAMRKDVTAKCYGGDASRKRKLLDKQKEGKKRMREYGSVQIPQEAFIAALRMGEE from the coding sequence ATGGCAACCGACATCACCAAGATCCGCAATTTCTCGATCATCGCGCATATCGACCATGGCAAGTCCACGCTTGCCGATCGGTTGATCCAGCGCACCGGCGGCCTGGCCGACCGTGAAATGTCCGAGCAAGTCCTTGATAACATGGACATCGAGAAGGAGCGGGGGATCACCATCAAGGCGCAGACCGTGCGCCTGGAATGGAAGGGGCATGTCCTCAACCTGATGGACACGCCCGGCCATGTCGACTTCGCCTATGAGGTGAGCCGCAGCCTCGCCGCCTGCGAGGGCGCGCTGCTCGTCGTCGACGCGGCCCAGGGCGTGGAAGCCCAGACGCTCGCAAACGTCTACCAGTCGATCGAGCATGACCACGAGATCATTCCCGTGATCAACAAGATCGACCTGCCCTCGGCCGAACCCGAAAAGGTCCGCGCCGAGATCGAGGACGTGATCGGCCTCGACGCCTCCAACGCCGTGCTCGCCAGCGCCAAGAGCGGCATCGGCATCGACGAGATCCTCGACGCGATCGTGGAGCGCATCCCGTCCCCCAAGGGCGATCCCGCCGCCCCGCTCAAGGCGATGCTGGTCGACAGCTGGTACGATCCCTATCTCGGCGTTGTCATCCTCGTCCGCGTGATCGACGGCACGATCAAGAAGGGCCAGCAGGTCAAGTTCATGCAGACCGGCACGACCCATCTGGTCGACCGCGTCGGCGCCTTCCGCCCCAAGATCGAGCAGCTGCCCGACCTCGGCCCCGGCGAGATCGGCTTCATCACCGCGCAGATCAAGGAAGTCGCCCAGGCCCGCGTCGGCGACACGCTGACCGACGCCAAGAAGCCCGCGGCCGAAGCGCTGCCGGGCTTCAAGGAAGTCCAGCCGGTCGTCTTCTGTGGCCTGTTCCCGGTCGACGCCGCCGATTTCGAGAAGCTGCGCGAGAGCATCTCCAAGCTGCGCCTCAACGACGCGTCGTTCAGCTTCGAGATGGAAACCTCGGCCGCGCTCGGCTTCGGCTTCCGCTGTGGCTTCCTCGGCCTGCTGCACCTGGAGATCATCCAGGAGCGGCTGATGCGCGAGTATGACCTCGACCTCATCACCACCGCGCCGAGCGTGGTCTACAAGATGCAGCTCACCAAGTCGGCCGGCGAGGCCGAGGGCAAGGAGATCGAGCTCCACAACCCCGCCGACATGCCCGATCCCAACCGGATCGAGGAGATCCAGGAGCCGTGGATCCAGGCGGTGATCTACATGCCCGACGAATATCTCGGGCCGATCCTGAAGCTCTGCCAGGATCGCCGTGGCATCCAGAAGAACCTCACCTATGTCGGCGGCCGCGCCCAGCTGACCTATGAGTTGCCGCTCAACGAAGTGGTGTTCGACTTTTATGATCGCCTCAAGTCGATCAGCCGCGGCTATGCCAGCTTCGACTATGAGCAGATCGGCTACCGCGCCGGCGACCTCGTCAAGATGGGCATCCTGGTCAACAACGAGCCGGTCGATGCGCTGAGCATGATCGTCCACCGCTCGACCGCCGAGAGCCGCGGCCGCGGCATGTGCGAGCGGCTCAAGGACCTGATCCCGCGCCACCTGTTCAAGATCCCGATCCAGGCGGCGATCGGCGGCAAGGTGATCGCGCGCGAGACGATCGCCGCGATGCGCAAGGACGTGACCGCGAAATGCTATGGCGGCGACGCCAGCCGCAAGCGCAAGCTGCTGGACAAGCAGAAGGAAGGCAAAAAGCGGATGCGCGAGTATGGCAGCGTGCAGATCCCGCAGGAAGCCTTCATCGCCGCGCTGCGGATGGGCGAGGAATAA
- a CDS encoding metalloregulator ArsR/SmtB family transcription factor: protein MEDESAIAALGALAQGTRLDVFRLLVRHEPIGMAAGEVARQLEVPQNTMSAHLGVLARAGLVRSERHSRSIIYRADLAGLRALTLFLVKDGCAGSAELCAPLVAELTPCC from the coding sequence ATGGAAGACGAATCGGCAATCGCTGCCTTGGGTGCTTTGGCGCAAGGAACACGCCTCGACGTGTTTCGCCTGCTAGTGCGGCACGAGCCGATCGGCATGGCGGCGGGGGAGGTCGCTCGCCAACTGGAGGTGCCGCAGAACACCATGTCGGCGCATCTCGGCGTCCTCGCGCGCGCCGGTCTTGTCCGCTCCGAGCGACATAGCCGCTCGATCATCTATCGCGCCGACTTGGCGGGCCTGCGCGCGCTGACGCTGTTCCTCGTCAAGGATGGCTGTGCGGGCAGCGCCGAGCTGTGCGCGCCGCTCGTCGCCGAACTCACCCCCTGCTGTTGA
- the arsC gene encoding arsenate reductase (glutaredoxin) (This arsenate reductase requires both glutathione and glutaredoxin to convert arsenate to arsenite, after which the efflux transporter formed by ArsA and ArsB can extrude the arsenite from the cell, providing resistance.), translating into MAVDIIIYHNPECGTSRNALAMIRNAGIEPHVVEYRKTPPSRAMLVELIARAGMRARDLLREKGTPYAELGLGEPSLSDDALLDAMMAHPILINRPLVVSPLGVKLCRPSETVLDLLPTAQRGAFAKEDGEQVVDAAGERVR; encoded by the coding sequence GTGGCCGTCGACATCATCATCTACCACAATCCTGAATGCGGCACGTCACGCAACGCACTCGCCATGATCCGCAATGCCGGCATCGAACCGCATGTCGTCGAGTATCGGAAGACCCCGCCTTCACGGGCGATGCTGGTAGAACTGATCGCCCGTGCCGGGATGCGCGCACGCGACCTGCTGCGCGAGAAGGGCACCCCCTATGCCGAGCTGGGCCTGGGCGAACCGTCGCTGTCCGACGATGCGCTTCTGGATGCCATGATGGCGCACCCGATCCTCATTAACCGGCCGCTGGTGGTCTCTCCACTGGGGGTGAAGCTGTGCCGCCCCTCCGAAACAGTCCTCGACCTGTTGCCGACCGCCCAGCGCGGCGCCTTTGCCAAGGAGGATGGCGAACAGGTCGTGGATGCGGCTGGCGAACGGGTGCGCTGA
- the arsB gene encoding ACR3 family arsenite efflux transporter — protein MSTVPAKHDAAPARPGIGTFERYLTLWVMLCIVAGIGLGQLLPGVFASIAAAEVARVNLIVAVLIWLMIIPMLLKIDFGALGSVRQHWKGVGVTLFINWAVKPFSMAALGTLFIGWLFAPLLPAGEGPSYIAGLILLAAAPCTAMVFVWSNLCEGEPTYTLSQVALNDVLMVFLFAPLVGLLLGVASVTVPWDTLLISVLLYIVVPVIAAQLIRRTVLARGGQALLDQMLARLGPVALVALLATLVLLFGFQGEAIVAQPLVIALLAVPILIQVYLNAGLAYWLSRRFGVAWCVAAPAALIGASNFFELAVAAAISLFGLKSGAALATVVGVLVEVPVMLSVVSIVKASRGWYERGVVA, from the coding sequence ATGTCAACGGTTCCGGCCAAACACGACGCTGCACCTGCGCGTCCCGGCATCGGCACCTTCGAGCGCTATCTGACGCTGTGGGTGATGCTTTGCATCGTCGCCGGCATCGGCCTCGGGCAATTGCTGCCTGGCGTCTTCGCGTCGATCGCGGCAGCCGAAGTCGCGCGGGTCAACCTGATCGTCGCCGTGCTGATCTGGCTCATGATCATCCCCATGCTGCTCAAAATCGACTTTGGCGCGCTCGGCTCGGTGCGCCAGCACTGGAAGGGCGTCGGCGTAACCCTGTTCATCAACTGGGCGGTGAAGCCCTTCTCAATGGCGGCGCTGGGCACGTTATTCATCGGCTGGCTATTCGCACCGCTTCTGCCGGCGGGCGAAGGGCCGTCGTACATCGCCGGCCTGATCCTGCTCGCGGCGGCCCCCTGCACGGCGATGGTGTTCGTGTGGTCCAACCTCTGCGAGGGGGAGCCGACCTACACATTGTCGCAGGTCGCGCTCAACGATGTGCTGATGGTGTTCCTTTTCGCCCCGCTGGTCGGGCTGCTGCTCGGTGTGGCGTCGGTGACGGTGCCATGGGACACGCTGCTGATTTCGGTACTGCTCTACATCGTCGTGCCGGTGATCGCCGCCCAACTCATCCGGCGGACCGTGCTGGCGCGCGGAGGGCAGGCCTTGCTCGATCAGATGCTAGCGCGCCTTGGTCCCGTGGCGCTGGTCGCGCTGCTGGCGACGCTAGTCCTGCTATTCGGCTTCCAGGGCGAGGCGATCGTCGCGCAGCCGCTGGTGATCGCGCTTCTGGCGGTGCCAATTCTCATCCAGGTCTATCTGAACGCCGGCCTGGCCTACTGGCTGTCCCGCCGGTTCGGGGTAGCCTGGTGCGTTGCAGCGCCCGCGGCGCTGATCGGTGCTTCCAACTTCTTTGAACTGGCGGTAGCCGCCGCCATCTCGCTGTTCGGGCTCAAGTCCGGCGCGGCGCTGGCGACGGTCGTCGGCGTGCTGGTGGAAGTGCCGGTGATGCTGTCGGTCGTCTCGATCGTAAAGGCCTCGCGGGGCTGGTATGAGCGGGGAGTGGTTGCCTGA